In Mixta intestinalis, the following are encoded in one genomic region:
- a CDS encoding YihD family protein, with protein MKYHRLNELLELLQPAWQTEPDLNLLQFLQKLAEESGFDGPLHTLTDDILIYHLKMRGADKQEAIPGLKKDYEDDFKTALLRARGIIKD; from the coding sequence ATGAAATACCATCGACTGAATGAGCTGCTGGAGCTGCTACAGCCAGCCTGGCAAACCGAGCCGGACCTTAACCTGCTGCAATTTTTGCAAAAACTGGCGGAAGAGTCAGGCTTTGACGGCCCGCTGCATACGCTAACTGATGATATCCTGATCTATCATCTGAAAATGCGTGGTGCCGATAAGCAAGAAGCGATTCCTGGCCTAAAAAAAGATTATGAAGATGATTTTAAAACGGCGCTGCTTCGTGCGCGTGGCATAATTAAAGATTAA
- a CDS encoding serine/threonine protein kinase — MENTAFHFHTLNPDTIIDALWDTGLRVDSGLTALNSYENRVYQFSDEEKRRYVVKFYRPQRWNREQIEEEHQFALELQQDDVPLAAPLMLNGSTLHQHDGFWFAVFPSLGGRQYETDNEDQLEAVGRFIARIHQCGERKPFHVRPTIGLQEYLNEPALILQQSSLVPKALKETLSNTIAQLSKTLQDCWHTDWTPLRLHGDCHPGNILWRDGPLFVDLDDARSGPAVQDLWMLINGDRQQQRIQWDILLEAYGEFREFDINELSLIEPLRAMRMVYYLAWIVRRWQDPAFPRSFPWMTEEDFWRRQIASFKEQNNLLQQPPLRLMPEY, encoded by the coding sequence ATGGAAAACACCGCCTTTCATTTTCACACCCTTAATCCTGATACCATAATCGATGCGCTCTGGGATACCGGTCTGCGTGTCGATTCAGGCCTGACCGCGCTTAACAGCTATGAAAATCGCGTTTACCAGTTCTCCGATGAGGAGAAGCGGCGCTACGTAGTTAAGTTCTATCGTCCACAGCGCTGGAATCGCGAGCAGATTGAAGAAGAACATCAGTTTGCGCTGGAATTACAGCAGGATGACGTACCGCTGGCCGCGCCGTTAATGCTTAACGGCAGTACGCTACATCAGCACGATGGCTTTTGGTTTGCGGTATTTCCCAGCCTGGGCGGGCGACAATATGAAACAGATAACGAAGATCAACTGGAAGCCGTAGGGCGCTTTATCGCCCGCATTCATCAATGCGGCGAGCGCAAACCTTTTCACGTCCGTCCCACCATTGGTCTGCAAGAATACCTTAATGAGCCCGCCCTGATTTTGCAGCAAAGCAGTCTGGTACCAAAGGCGTTAAAAGAAACATTAAGTAATACTATTGCTCAGCTAAGCAAAACTTTACAAGATTGCTGGCATACTGACTGGACGCCGCTGCGTCTGCATGGTGATTGTCACCCAGGTAATATTCTGTGGCGCGACGGTCCGCTCTTCGTTGATTTAGACGATGCGCGCAGCGGGCCTGCGGTACAGGATCTGTGGATGCTTATTAATGGCGATCGGCAACAGCAGCGTATCCAGTGGGATATTTTGCTTGAAGCGTATGGGGAATTCAGGGAGTTTGATATTAATGAATTGTCACTGATTGAGCCTTTACGCGCTATGCGCATGGTTTATTATCTGGCGTGGATTGTTCGACGCTGGCAGGATCCTGCTTTTCCGCGCAGTTTTCCGTGGATGACGGAAGAGGATTTCTGGCGCAGGCAAATTGCCTCTTTTAAAGAGCAAAATAACTTGTTACAGCAGCCGCCACTGCGGTTAATGCCTGAATACTGA
- the yihI gene encoding Der GTPase-activating protein YihI — protein MMKPARKPQTSAAPKVKRKAREEQNQEARDRKRDKKRRGHAAGSRANPVTQQNNKGNAAQAKDPRIGSKKPVPLLKEGTVVATPVKKAPVQQKPLMSPEDELAMLENDERLDTLLDRLENNDMLSAEEQAWLDQTLDRIDVLMEQLGIEMDDEADEDADEDMYRLLKGER, from the coding sequence ATGATGAAACCTGCACGTAAGCCGCAGACCAGCGCGGCACCGAAAGTAAAACGTAAGGCGCGTGAAGAGCAAAATCAGGAAGCGCGCGATCGTAAACGCGACAAAAAGCGTCGCGGTCATGCGGCAGGGAGCCGGGCTAATCCTGTGACACAGCAAAACAACAAAGGAAACGCTGCACAGGCAAAAGATCCGCGTATCGGCAGTAAAAAGCCGGTGCCGTTGCTGAAAGAGGGAACCGTTGTTGCCACGCCGGTAAAAAAAGCACCTGTTCAGCAAAAGCCCCTGATGAGTCCGGAAGATGAACTGGCGATGCTGGAAAATGATGAGCGCCTTGATACGCTGCTGGATCGCCTGGAAAACAATGACATGCTGTCGGCAGAAGAACAGGCCTGGCTGGATCAAACGCTTGATCGTATCGACGTGTTGATGGAACAGCTCGGCATCGAGATGGATGATGAGGCGGATGAAGATGCCGATGAGGATATGTATCGTCTGTTAAAAGGCGAGCGTTAA
- the dsbA gene encoding thiol:disulfide interchange protein DsbA: protein MKKLWLALVGLVLAFSASAAQFTDGKQYVTLDKPVAGEPQVMEFFSFFCPHCYQFEEVFHVGDAVKKNLPQDVKMTKYHVDFLGAEMGPVLTHAWAVAMALGVEDKVSPPIFEGIQKTQTINDPASLKTVFVKAAGITPEEYDAAWNSFAVKALVAQQQKAAADVDLRGVPAMFVNGKYMVNNGGLDTDSVDSFVQQYANVVKFLVNKK, encoded by the coding sequence ATGAAAAAATTATGGCTTGCGCTGGTTGGTCTTGTTCTGGCGTTTAGTGCCTCAGCCGCACAGTTTACCGATGGAAAGCAGTACGTCACGCTGGATAAGCCAGTTGCGGGTGAACCGCAGGTGATGGAGTTCTTTTCGTTTTTCTGCCCCCACTGTTATCAGTTTGAAGAAGTTTTTCACGTTGGCGATGCCGTAAAGAAAAATTTGCCGCAGGATGTGAAAATGACTAAATATCACGTTGATTTCCTGGGTGCTGAAATGGGGCCGGTCCTGACGCATGCCTGGGCAGTCGCTATGGCTCTGGGTGTTGAAGATAAAGTCTCTCCGCCGATTTTCGAAGGTATTCAGAAAACCCAAACCATTAACGATCCAGCCAGCCTCAAAACCGTCTTCGTTAAGGCTGCAGGCATTACGCCAGAAGAATATGATGCCGCCTGGAACAGCTTTGCGGTAAAAGCGCTGGTAGCCCAGCAGCAGAAAGCGGCAGCGGATGTGGATCTGCGTGGCGTACCGGCAATGTTTGTGAATGGCAAATACATGGTTAACAATGGCGGCCTCGATACAGACTCAGTGGATAGCTTCGTTCAGCAATATGCCAACGTGGTAAAATTCCTCGTCAACAAAAAGTAA
- the polA gene encoding DNA polymerase I, whose translation MAQIAENPLILVDGSSYLYRAYHAFPPLTNSAGEPTGAMYGVLNMLRSLLLQYKPSHVAVVFDAKGKTFRDELFEHYKSHRPPMPDDLRAQIEPLHNMVRAMGLPLLAVSGVEADDVIGTLALQAEKQGRAVLISTGDKDMAQLVTPNITLINTMNNAILGPEEVKDKYGIPPELIIDFLALMGDSSDNIPGVPGVGEKTAQALLQGLGGIQTLYENLDKVADLSFRGAKTMAAKLEQNKEVALLSYQLATIKTDVELEVGCEQLTVNDPDIETLLGLFRHYEFRRWISDLEEGKWLQGRKSGASVQKTLADVAETQPESTSVLSSDGYVTILDEETFDSWLKKLQESALFAFDLETDSLDTLTANIIGLSFAIAPGEAAYLPVAHDYLDAPDQLDRNAVLARLKPLLEDERLLKVGQNLKFDRSVLKNYDIELGGIKFDTMLESYMLNSVVGKHDMDSLAARWLNHKTVTFTEIAGKGKNQLTFNQIALEQAAHYAAEDADVTLQLHLKMWPELEKEAGPKKVFEEIEMPLLTVISRIERNGVLIDQNILARHSQELTIRLKELEEKAHELAGEPFNLSSPKQLQTILFEKQGIKPTKKTPGGAPSTSEEVLAELALDYPLPKVILEHRGLSKLKSTYTDKLPQMINPRTGRVHTSYQQAVTATGRLSSTDPNLQNIPVRNDEGRRIRQAFIASKGCRIVAADYSQIELRIMAHLSQDDGLLAAFAEGQDIHRATAAEVFGVSVDKVTSEQRRSAKAINFGLIYGMSAFGLSRQLNIGAGEAKVYMDRYFERYPGVLTYMENTRKQASEQGYVSTLDGRRLWLPDIKSANAIRRKAAERAAINAPMQGTAADIIKRAMIDVDAWLRQPDAPQVTMIMQVHDELVFEVREEDIETASAKIRQLMENSMKLDVPLRVDIGVGDNWDQAH comes from the coding sequence ATGGCTCAAATTGCAGAAAACCCTTTGATTCTGGTAGATGGATCCTCCTACCTTTATCGCGCTTATCACGCCTTTCCGCCGCTGACCAACAGCGCTGGTGAGCCGACCGGAGCGATGTACGGCGTTCTCAACATGCTGCGCAGCTTATTGTTGCAGTATAAGCCCAGCCATGTTGCCGTAGTGTTTGATGCAAAAGGCAAAACGTTCCGTGACGAACTGTTTGAACATTACAAATCCCATCGCCCGCCCATGCCTGACGACCTGCGTGCACAAATTGAGCCGCTGCATAATATGGTGCGTGCAATGGGGCTGCCGCTGCTGGCGGTTTCCGGCGTAGAGGCGGATGACGTCATCGGTACGCTGGCATTGCAGGCGGAAAAGCAGGGGCGCGCGGTGCTAATCAGCACTGGTGATAAAGATATGGCGCAGCTGGTGACGCCCAATATCACGCTAATTAATACCATGAATAACGCCATCCTCGGCCCGGAAGAGGTAAAGGATAAATATGGTATCCCGCCTGAACTGATTATTGATTTCCTCGCGCTGATGGGCGATTCCTCTGACAATATTCCGGGTGTACCTGGCGTTGGCGAAAAAACGGCCCAAGCGCTATTACAGGGATTAGGCGGTATCCAGACGCTGTATGAAAATCTGGATAAAGTGGCCGATTTAAGCTTCCGTGGCGCGAAAACCATGGCGGCTAAGCTGGAGCAAAATAAAGAAGTGGCGCTGCTTTCTTACCAGCTTGCCACGATTAAAACGGATGTCGAGCTGGAAGTAGGCTGTGAACAGCTGACGGTAAACGATCCTGACATAGAAACGCTGCTTGGCCTGTTCCGTCATTATGAATTTCGCCGTTGGATTAGCGATCTGGAAGAAGGCAAATGGCTACAGGGGCGGAAAAGCGGAGCCAGCGTGCAGAAAACATTGGCTGATGTGGCAGAAACGCAGCCGGAAAGCACCAGCGTACTTTCTTCAGATGGCTACGTTACCATCCTTGATGAAGAGACGTTCGACAGCTGGCTGAAGAAGCTACAGGAAAGCGCGCTGTTTGCCTTCGATCTGGAGACCGATTCGCTCGATACGCTTACCGCCAATATTATCGGCCTCTCTTTTGCTATCGCTCCCGGCGAGGCTGCCTATTTGCCGGTAGCGCATGATTATCTTGATGCGCCCGATCAATTAGATCGCAACGCGGTGCTGGCACGTCTTAAACCGCTGCTTGAGGACGAGCGGCTGCTGAAGGTAGGGCAGAACCTCAAATTCGATCGTAGCGTGCTGAAAAATTATGATATCGAACTGGGCGGCATTAAGTTCGATACTATGCTTGAATCCTACATGCTGAACAGCGTGGTTGGTAAGCATGATATGGACAGCCTGGCGGCGCGTTGGCTGAACCATAAAACGGTGACCTTCACTGAAATCGCAGGCAAGGGTAAAAACCAGCTCACTTTTAACCAGATCGCGCTGGAGCAGGCGGCACATTATGCAGCGGAAGATGCGGACGTCACGCTACAGCTGCACCTGAAAATGTGGCCGGAGCTGGAAAAAGAAGCCGGGCCGAAGAAAGTGTTTGAAGAAATCGAGATGCCGCTGCTGACGGTCATCTCGCGCATAGAACGCAACGGCGTATTAATCGATCAAAATATTCTGGCCAGGCATTCTCAGGAGTTGACTATACGCCTGAAAGAGCTGGAAGAAAAAGCGCATGAACTGGCAGGCGAGCCGTTTAACCTCTCCTCGCCTAAGCAGCTGCAAACTATTCTGTTTGAAAAGCAGGGCATCAAACCTACGAAAAAAACGCCGGGTGGCGCGCCTTCTACCAGTGAAGAGGTGTTGGCGGAGCTGGCGCTGGATTACCCACTGCCTAAGGTTATCCTTGAACATCGCGGGCTATCGAAACTGAAATCTACCTATACCGATAAGCTGCCGCAGATGATTAACCCGCGCACCGGGCGCGTGCATACTTCGTATCAGCAGGCGGTAACCGCAACCGGGCGTCTTTCTTCTACCGATCCTAACCTGCAAAACATACCGGTGCGTAATGATGAAGGACGGCGTATTCGCCAGGCTTTTATTGCATCGAAAGGTTGCCGTATTGTTGCGGCTGACTACTCACAGATTGAACTGCGCATCATGGCCCACCTCTCGCAGGATGATGGTCTGCTGGCCGCCTTCGCGGAAGGTCAGGATATCCACCGCGCTACGGCCGCAGAAGTTTTCGGCGTCAGCGTTGATAAGGTAACCAGTGAACAGCGCCGTAGTGCGAAAGCCATTAACTTTGGGCTGATTTACGGTATGAGTGCTTTCGGCCTGTCACGCCAGCTGAATATTGGGGCGGGCGAGGCGAAAGTCTATATGGATCGCTATTTCGAGCGTTATCCCGGCGTGCTGACCTATATGGAAAATACCCGTAAGCAGGCATCAGAGCAGGGTTATGTCTCTACGCTGGACGGACGTCGGTTGTGGCTGCCCGATATCAAATCCGCCAACGCAATTCGCCGTAAGGCGGCGGAACGCGCGGCGATTAACGCACCGATGCAGGGAACGGCGGCAGATATCATCAAGCGTGCAATGATTGATGTTGATGCCTGGCTGCGGCAGCCGGATGCCCCGCAGGTCACAATGATTATGCAGGTTCACGATGAACTGGTATTTGAAGTACGTGAAGAGGATATCGAGACGGCCAGCGCCAAAATCCGCCAGCTAATGGAAAACAGTATGAAGCTGGATGTGCCGCTGCGAGTCGATATCGGCGTAGGCGACAACTGGGATCAGGCGCACTAA
- the yihA gene encoding ribosome biogenesis GTP-binding protein YihA/YsxC: protein MSGLNYHVTHFVTSAPDIRHLPADNGIEVAFAGRSNAGKSSALNTLTNQKNLARTSKTPGRTQLINLFQVAEGARLVDLPGYGYAEVPEEMKRKWQRALGEYLQKRECLKGLVVLMDIRHPMKDLDQQMIEWAVQSQIPVLVLLTKADKLASGARKSQLSMVREASLAFMGDVQVEIFSSLKKMGVDKLRQKLDSWFSPLNGEAAE from the coding sequence TTGTCTGGCTTGAATTATCACGTTACCCACTTTGTTACCAGCGCCCCGGATATTCGTCATCTTCCGGCTGATAACGGTATCGAAGTGGCTTTTGCAGGACGTTCAAATGCGGGTAAGTCCAGTGCCCTCAATACGTTGACGAATCAGAAAAACCTGGCGCGTACCAGTAAAACACCAGGACGTACACAGCTGATCAACCTGTTTCAGGTTGCTGAAGGCGCACGGCTCGTGGATCTTCCTGGCTATGGTTACGCTGAAGTACCGGAAGAGATGAAGCGCAAATGGCAACGTGCGCTGGGCGAATATCTGCAAAAACGCGAATGTCTGAAAGGGCTGGTGGTACTTATGGATATTCGTCATCCCATGAAAGATCTCGATCAGCAGATGATTGAATGGGCGGTACAAAGTCAGATACCAGTCCTGGTATTGCTGACCAAGGCGGATAAACTTGCTTCCGGCGCACGTAAAAGCCAGCTAAGCATGGTACGGGAAGCCTCATTAGCCTTTATGGGCGATGTGCAGGTTGAGATTTTCTCTTCGCTGAAGAAAATGGGTGTCGATAAACTGCGGCAAAAGCTGGATAGCTGGTTCAGCCCGTTAAATGGCGAAGCGGCTGAGTAA